From Macrobrachium rosenbergii isolate ZJJX-2024 chromosome 55, ASM4041242v1, whole genome shotgun sequence, a single genomic window includes:
- the LOC136835167 gene encoding 5-hydroxyisourate hydrolase translates to MAFHNDRLSVLTRHLHCNKAMKNGKDSFIQFEEVFKRRSQVDMAGNPITCHVLDTATGKPASSMKLSLHKQTDAGWEELVSKVTNGDGRAGQFLSQEAFTKGIYKMHFDTADYFKQQNTKGFYPYVEIVFEIEQPAEHYHIPLLLSPYGYSTYRGS, encoded by the exons ATGGCTTTTCACAACGACCGCTTAAGTGTCTTGACCCGTCACTTGCACTGCAACAAggcaatgaaaaatggaaaggattCATTTATACAGTTTGAG GAAGTGTTCAAGAGAAGATCACAGGTAGATATGGCAGGTAATCCAATCACATGTCACGTGCTAGACACAGCAACAGGGAAGCCAGCATCATCCATGAAGCTTTCACTGCATAAGCAGACTGATGCTGGATGGGAAGAATTGGTTAGTAA GGTTACAAACGGTGATGGGCGTGCTGGTCAGTTCCTGAGCCAGGAGGCTTTTACCAAAGGAATATACAAGATGCACTTTGATACTGCAGATTACTTTAAACAGCAGAATACAAAGGGTTTCTACCCATATGTAGAG ATTGTCTTTGAAATCGAGCAGCCAGCTGAGCATTACCATATACCCCTTCTCTTAAGTCCCTATGGCTACAGTACCTACAGGGGTAGCTGA